The following are encoded in a window of Candidatus Fluviicola riflensis genomic DNA:
- the pfkA gene encoding 6-phosphofructokinase produces the protein MSEMKNIAVLTSGGDAPGMNACVRAVVKTCLSKGLTPFGVMDGFQGMIEGRIEQLGYGDVDNIIQRGGTVLGTARSEDFRTDKGRKKAIAHLKKNAIDGLIIIGGDGSFKGATILAEEMEIAVIGIPGTIDNDIAGTDHTIGYDTALNTVVEAVDKIRDTASSHHRVFFIEVMGRNAGFIALNAALASGAEGVLIPEEVTDIPLLVKQIKEQNKGKRSSIIIVAEGDDGGGAKEIMEQVRPFMDGYDLRCSILGHVQRGGSPSAFDRILATRMGGFAVDLLIHGSTNLMIGSNGDRLISQTILQGIDHSASLDLEKLTLLKHLLTKGQ, from the coding sequence ATGTCCGAAATGAAAAACATAGCTGTATTGACATCCGGTGGAGATGCTCCTGGAATGAATGCGTGTGTGCGTGCTGTTGTAAAAACCTGTTTGTCGAAAGGATTAACACCTTTTGGTGTGATGGATGGATTCCAGGGAATGATCGAAGGCAGGATCGAACAATTGGGGTATGGCGATGTAGACAATATTATCCAGCGGGGTGGAACCGTTTTGGGAACTGCCAGAAGTGAAGACTTCCGAACCGACAAAGGAAGAAAAAAGGCGATCGCTCATTTAAAGAAAAATGCCATTGACGGATTAATCATTATTGGTGGCGATGGAAGTTTTAAAGGAGCAACCATACTCGCTGAAGAAATGGAAATCGCTGTTATTGGAATTCCGGGGACTATTGATAACGACATTGCCGGAACCGACCATACCATCGGATATGATACCGCTTTAAATACAGTTGTTGAAGCCGTCGATAAGATCAGAGATACTGCCAGCAGCCATCACCGTGTCTTTTTTATTGAAGTGATGGGACGAAATGCAGGCTTCATTGCGCTCAATGCTGCGCTGGCTTCTGGTGCCGAAGGAGTGCTGATTCCTGAAGAAGTAACTGACATTCCTTTATTGGTGAAACAGATCAAGGAACAGAATAAAGGCAAAAGAAGTTCCATTATTATTGTCGCGGAAGGCGATGATGGGGGTGGTGCAAAAGAAATCATGGAACAGGTACGGCCATTCATGGATGGGTATGATCTGCGCTGTTCAATTCTCGGACATGTACAACGCGGAGGAAGCCCATCTGCCTTCGATCGCATTTTAGCAACCCGCATGGGCGGATTTGCGGTTGATTTATTAATTCATGGATCAACCAATCTCATGATCGGATCAAATGGTGATCGATTAATCTCGCAAACAATTCTCCAGGGAATAGATCATTCGGCGTCCCTCGACCTCGAAAAACTCACGCTTTTAAAGCATCTCCTAACGAAAGGTCAATAA
- a CDS encoding 3-hydroxybutyryl-CoA dehydrogenase: MTIGVLGAGTMGAGIAQVAAQSGHATVLVDVNAEQLQKAQAGIEKVLARLVEKGTKTEAEKTEILGRLTYASSIADFAGCGMVIEAIVEKIEVKHTVFKEMEAVVSADCILASNTSSLSIASIGSVLKNPSRIIGIHFFNPAPLMPLVEIIPAVQTSEEILSTAKTIIDSWKKITVVCKDTPGFIVNRVARPFYGEALRIYEEGIADFATIDWAMTHIGGFRMGPFTLMDYIGNDINYTVTETVFAAFYYDPRFKPSFTQKRHSEAGFLGRKTGRGYFNYAEGATLPEPVKDEVLGRQIFERIIVMLINEAFDALFLNVASRKDIDLAMTNGVNYPKGLLDWADELGLPFVLEKLEALFAEYGEDRYRPNVLLKRMVATN; this comes from the coding sequence ATAACGATTGGCGTCCTGGGCGCCGGAACAATGGGAGCAGGGATTGCGCAGGTTGCCGCACAGTCGGGACACGCAACCGTATTGGTAGACGTAAATGCCGAACAACTCCAAAAAGCACAGGCAGGAATTGAAAAAGTACTGGCGCGTTTGGTCGAAAAAGGCACGAAAACCGAAGCGGAGAAGACTGAAATTCTCGGCCGATTAACGTATGCTTCAAGCATTGCAGATTTTGCTGGCTGCGGAATGGTGATCGAAGCTATTGTAGAAAAAATCGAGGTGAAACATACGGTTTTCAAAGAAATGGAAGCGGTTGTTTCGGCTGATTGTATTTTGGCGAGCAATACATCTTCGTTGTCAATCGCGTCGATTGGTTCGGTATTGAAAAATCCGTCGCGGATTATCGGGATTCACTTCTTTAATCCTGCTCCGCTGATGCCGTTGGTAGAAATCATTCCGGCGGTTCAAACTTCTGAAGAAATCTTATCGACCGCGAAAACGATCATCGACAGCTGGAAAAAAATTACGGTGGTTTGTAAAGACACTCCGGGCTTTATTGTGAATCGTGTGGCACGTCCGTTTTATGGCGAAGCCTTGCGTATTTACGAAGAAGGTATTGCCGATTTCGCTACCATCGATTGGGCGATGACACACATTGGCGGATTCCGTATGGGACCGTTTACGTTGATGGATTACATTGGAAACGACATCAACTACACCGTTACCGAAACGGTATTCGCAGCGTTTTACTACGATCCGCGTTTCAAACCGTCGTTTACCCAAAAACGCCATTCCGAAGCCGGATTTTTAGGCCGTAAAACCGGCCGCGGTTATTTCAATTACGCCGAAGGAGCGACACTTCCCGAGCCAGTAAAGGATGAGGTTTTGGGCCGTCAGATTTTCGAACGAATCATTGTAATGCTGATCAACGAAGCCTTTGATGCGTTGTTCCTGAATGTTGCTTCGCGCAAAGACATTGACCTTGCCATGACCAATGGTGTGAATTACCCAAAGGGATTGCTCGACTGGGCCGACGAATTAGGCTTGCCGTTCGTGCTGGAAAAACTCGAAGCGTTGTTTGCGGAGTATGGCGAAGATCGTTATCGTCCGAATGTGCTCTTAAAGAGGATGGTGGCTACTAATTGA
- a CDS encoding 2-(1,2-epoxy-1,2-dihydrophenyl)acetyl-CoA isomerase, giving the protein MELKITHSNGVCTITLNRPEVFNSFNKVMAIALQDALDDCASNDKVRAIVITGEGKAFCAGQDLAEATDPNGPELRSIVRDHYNPIIERIRALEKPVIAAVNGVAAGAGANIALACDLTIAKQSASFIQAFSKIGLIPDSGGTFFLPRIVGMQKALGLMMTGDKVTAEQADAMNMIYKAVPDESFEEEVTKLAETLAKMPTRGLGLTKKAVNQSFSNDLTEQLALEEELQTEAGQTEDFSEGVNAFLEKRKPEFVGR; this is encoded by the coding sequence ATGGAACTGAAGATCACGCATTCGAACGGTGTTTGTACCATTACTCTCAATCGCCCGGAAGTATTCAATTCGTTTAATAAAGTCATGGCAATCGCTCTTCAGGATGCGTTGGACGATTGCGCCTCGAATGATAAAGTACGTGCTATCGTTATTACCGGAGAAGGAAAAGCGTTTTGTGCCGGACAGGATTTGGCTGAAGCAACCGATCCGAACGGGCCTGAGTTACGATCCATTGTGCGTGATCATTACAACCCGATTATCGAGCGGATCAGAGCGTTGGAAAAACCGGTGATTGCTGCCGTGAATGGGGTGGCTGCCGGAGCCGGAGCGAACATTGCTTTGGCGTGTGATTTAACAATTGCCAAACAATCAGCTTCATTTATCCAAGCTTTTTCAAAGATCGGATTGATCCCTGATTCTGGCGGAACATTCTTTTTACCACGCATTGTGGGCATGCAGAAAGCATTGGGATTGATGATGACGGGTGACAAAGTAACTGCAGAACAAGCCGACGCGATGAACATGATTTACAAAGCGGTTCCGGATGAATCGTTTGAAGAAGAAGTAACGAAACTGGCTGAAACATTGGCTAAAATGCCCACGCGTGGATTGGGATTGACCAAAAAAGCGGTGAACCAAAGTTTCAGTAATGATTTGACAGAGCAATTAGCTTTGGAAGAAGAGTTGCAAACCGAAGCCGGGCAAACGGAAGATTTTTCAGAAGGCGTAAATGCCTTTTTGGAGAAACGTAAGCCGGAGTTTGTAGGAAGATAA